One region of Purpureocillium takamizusanense chromosome 4, complete sequence genomic DNA includes:
- a CDS encoding uncharacterized protein (COG:E~CAZy:CE3~EggNog:ENOG503P4E6): MNPNHAISTEGNDPQAAADRLGKLVNQMIKECPDATILVAMIVNTCDPNQSGATQQYQSLIPGIAKERRDAGHHVLAVDFTTFEKNMLQDCIHPTNEGYRVLGDYWYDFITQIPRDWIQDPAGKDPDRQGGINENGGLDKNIPPPDWGKSPVQKTSKDFIRDAFRRGNGNTHGTCIGKPSFRATGQIALGIGHNGDWKYQKYWTEAGKQEFMTDEITMQGYTI, translated from the exons ATGAATCCAAATCACGCCATATCTACCGAGGGTAATGACCCCCAAGCTGCGGCGGACCGTCTCGGTAAGCTTGTCAATCAGATGATCAAGGAATGTCCCGATGCCACAATCCTTGTTGCCATGATCGTCAACACGTGTGATCCAAACCAGTCCGGCGCTACACAACAGTACCAAAGTCTTATTCCAGGCATAGCCAAGGAACGGCGAGATGCCGGCCATCATGTCCTGGCGGTGGACTTCACGACCTTTGAAAAGAACATGTTGCAAGATTGTATCCACCCTACCAATGAAGGCTACCGGGTTTTGGGTGATTATTGGTACGACTTCATTACCCAAATTCCCAGGGACTGGATCCAAGATCCCGCAGGAAAAGACCCCGACCGGCAAGGTGGCATCAACGAAAATGGAGGACTGGACAAAAATATTCCCCCTCCGGACTGGGGAAAGAGTCCTGTGCAGAAGACCTCCAAAGATTTCATTCGCGACGCTTTTCGACGGGGTAACGGCAACACCCACGGAACCTGCATAGGGAAACCTAGTTTTCGTGCAACTGGCCAGATTGCCCTCGGGATTGGGCATAATGGCGACTGGAAATACCAGAAGTATTGGACGGAAGCTGGAAAG CAAGAGTTTATGACTGACGAAATTACGATGCAAGGCTACACGATATGA